One Natrinema halophilum genomic window carries:
- a CDS encoding uracil-DNA glycosylase, whose product MDEECRNCPALCQTRTQVVHGYGDVGADFLFVGERPTARADEVGVPFAGTGGSDGDGGLRRMLERLGLCDVSSPADEPILENVYLTNLTRCRDPDRQPTDEEVTTCEPYLNAEIRMINPEILVPVGERALTELGTDYTTTPAETLTLPDDHAARIRGRGFELVPMIDPRDQTEEQTRAWLEAFATLMASDYRQTKGRQER is encoded by the coding sequence ATGGACGAGGAGTGTCGGAACTGTCCGGCGCTGTGCCAAACGCGCACGCAGGTCGTCCACGGCTACGGCGACGTCGGCGCTGATTTCCTGTTCGTCGGCGAACGGCCGACGGCGCGTGCGGACGAGGTGGGTGTCCCGTTCGCCGGTACAGGCGGGAGTGACGGTGACGGTGGGCTTCGGCGCATGCTCGAGCGTCTTGGCCTCTGTGACGTCTCTTCCCCGGCCGACGAACCGATACTCGAGAACGTCTATCTGACGAACCTCACCCGCTGTCGCGACCCTGATCGGCAGCCGACCGACGAGGAAGTCACTACCTGCGAGCCATATCTCAACGCCGAAATTCGGATGATCAACCCGGAAATTCTCGTCCCCGTCGGCGAGCGCGCACTGACTGAACTGGGTACGGACTATACGACGACCCCGGCCGAAACCCTCACGCTCCCCGACGACCACGCCGCGCGAATTCGCGGTCGCGGGTTCGAACTGGTGCCCATGATCGATCCGCGTGACCAGACCGAAGAACAGACGCGAGCGTGGCTCGAGGCATTCGCGACACTGATGGCGTCGGATTATCGGCAGACGAAGGGAAGACAGGAACGGTAG
- a CDS encoding DUF4897 domain-containing protein, whose protein sequence is MIALLVTVSVTAPAGAKANQTSEAVAAEPAFGVALEADGSAHVTLATTFNLTTDGERQAFQALRQNETAREQRTERFAARMRAIATRAENETGRAMQITDAGISFRERNDTGVVTLSVTWDGLAAQQGDRLVLKEPFDSEFSLDRPFRVTRPDGYELASVSPEPTERSQNDAVWSGGTDFDGFEATFAPSNGEAGADDGLGGSVPGFSVGTAVLAVLAGVGLLMYRDRCRR, encoded by the coding sequence ATGATTGCACTCCTCGTGACCGTTTCGGTCACAGCACCGGCGGGAGCGAAAGCGAATCAGACGTCGGAAGCGGTAGCAGCCGAACCGGCGTTCGGCGTGGCGCTCGAGGCGGACGGGTCGGCTCACGTAACCCTCGCGACCACGTTCAATCTGACCACCGACGGTGAACGGCAGGCGTTCCAGGCCCTTCGCCAAAACGAGACGGCGCGCGAGCAGCGAACGGAGCGCTTCGCTGCACGGATGCGGGCCATTGCAACCAGGGCTGAAAACGAAACCGGACGGGCGATGCAGATTACCGACGCCGGAATTTCGTTCCGCGAACGAAACGACACCGGGGTCGTCACGCTGTCGGTGACGTGGGACGGACTCGCCGCCCAACAGGGGGATCGGCTCGTGCTCAAAGAGCCGTTCGACAGTGAGTTTTCGCTCGACCGTCCGTTCCGCGTCACGAGGCCCGACGGCTACGAACTCGCGTCGGTGTCGCCAGAGCCGACCGAACGATCGCAGAACGACGCGGTGTGGAGCGGCGGAACCGACTTCGATGGGTTCGAGGCGACGTTCGCCCCGTCGAACGGTGAAGCGGGAGCCGACGATGGACTGGGTGGGAGTGTCCCCGGATTTAGCGTCGGGACCGCCGTCCTCGCGGTACTGGCCGGCGTAGGGTTGCTAATGTACCGCGATCGGTGCCGACGCTAA
- the citE gene encoding L-malyl-CoA/beta-methylmalyl-CoA lyase, which yields MTDDIRLCRTFQTAPAAVPKDDSAKYLVSALEAEGFQAPDWLVPDMEDGTAPDMKAEGLENTIEKVPQYDFPGEIWPRVEWSYEDEEYCEKGRNQIDRLVAEIGDEIEGVVVPKVGRLEDVQRAAEVVAEAEAEHGYEDGSIGLSVIIETGRARSDLREISKFGENSRLTALVFGPVDYAAELGGRDLGDGMPRWDGLLEALSNESSAADLLSIGGPFDDLFKERAGLTYYNADDYADQVEHEAQLGLDGSWSLYPKQTIQANTIHMPTPEELERDVHKIERFNEAKREGTGAVTIDGQMVDEATFKNFRNTVQQVRAIDDIRPSQTKEYYDGDLLSRARELELSYR from the coding sequence ATGACCGACGACATCCGACTCTGCCGTACGTTCCAGACCGCACCGGCCGCCGTTCCGAAAGACGACTCGGCGAAGTACCTCGTCTCCGCTCTCGAGGCCGAGGGCTTTCAGGCACCCGACTGGCTCGTTCCCGACATGGAAGACGGGACGGCTCCGGACATGAAAGCCGAAGGGCTCGAAAACACCATCGAGAAGGTTCCCCAGTACGACTTCCCCGGCGAAATCTGGCCCCGCGTCGAGTGGAGCTACGAGGACGAAGAATACTGCGAGAAAGGACGCAACCAGATCGACCGACTCGTCGCCGAGATCGGCGACGAAATCGAAGGCGTCGTCGTCCCCAAGGTCGGCCGTCTCGAGGACGTCCAGCGTGCCGCCGAGGTCGTCGCCGAGGCCGAGGCCGAACACGGTTACGAGGATGGTTCGATCGGCCTCTCGGTCATCATCGAGACCGGCCGCGCCCGCTCCGATCTGCGCGAGATCTCCAAGTTCGGCGAGAACTCCCGACTGACCGCACTCGTCTTCGGTCCCGTCGACTACGCCGCCGAACTCGGCGGTCGCGATCTCGGCGACGGCATGCCCCGCTGGGACGGCCTGCTCGAGGCGCTTTCGAACGAATCCAGCGCAGCCGATCTGCTCTCGATCGGCGGTCCCTTCGACGACCTGTTCAAGGAACGCGCCGGCCTGACCTACTACAACGCCGACGACTACGCAGACCAGGTCGAGCACGAAGCACAGCTCGGTCTCGACGGCTCCTGGTCGCTGTACCCGAAACAGACCATTCAGGCCAACACCATCCACATGCCCACGCCCGAGGAACTCGAGCGCGACGTCCACAAGATCGAGCGCTTCAACGAAGCCAAACGCGAGGGCACTGGCGCGGTCACCATCGACGGCCAGATGGTCGACGAAGCCACCTTCAAGAACTTCCGCAACACCGTCCAGCAGGTCCGCGCTATCGACGATATCCGCCCCTCTCAGACCAAGGAGTACTACGACGGCGACCTGCTGTCTCGAGCGCGGGAGCTCGAGCTATCCTACCGATAA
- a CDS encoding helix-turn-helix transcriptional regulator translates to MVGSKRIVPVTVLLFGVVVLLPGMMIVPQEIVDGVSQQAEPETDNTVTRIDVYANGSAQWTIHIRTRLDTDERAEEYEAFRTRFRNDTSRYLGPFRERMRGVVANAANATGREMQATRFTASTSIQEVPRRWGIVTYQFTWTNFAARTDESVVVGDAFQSGFFIGANDTLTIEGPSNHAIGGVEPEPDSRDGKTVTWVGRADFATDRPHVTFDPNRKDATFPAGRDGLGLMLVGIAAMGFVITTGYTVYRLHGGSAETEQSVTIEAEESSGDSTRPATDPAEQSDGSSSEKPVMTDEERIVALLEENGGRMRQAAIDEEFDWSPSKTSRVIGRLVDEGSIEKRRLGRENLIDLVDDE, encoded by the coding sequence ATGGTCGGGTCGAAAAGAATCGTTCCGGTGACGGTTCTGTTGTTCGGAGTCGTCGTGCTCTTGCCCGGGATGATGATCGTCCCCCAGGAAATCGTAGATGGTGTGTCACAACAGGCTGAGCCCGAAACTGACAACACCGTCACACGGATCGACGTGTACGCTAACGGGTCGGCACAGTGGACGATTCACATCCGAACACGACTCGATACGGACGAGCGCGCCGAGGAGTACGAGGCGTTCCGCACTCGCTTTCGGAATGACACGTCGCGATATCTCGGCCCGTTCCGAGAACGAATGCGCGGTGTCGTCGCCAACGCGGCAAACGCGACCGGTCGAGAGATGCAGGCGACCCGGTTTACTGCCTCCACCAGCATCCAGGAAGTCCCTCGTCGCTGGGGGATCGTCACCTATCAATTCACCTGGACGAACTTCGCCGCCCGAACTGACGAGTCCGTCGTCGTCGGCGACGCCTTTCAGAGCGGGTTTTTCATCGGGGCGAACGACACGCTCACGATCGAAGGTCCGTCGAACCACGCGATTGGTGGCGTAGAACCCGAACCGGACAGTCGGGACGGGAAAACGGTGACGTGGGTCGGCCGGGCAGATTTTGCAACCGATCGCCCGCACGTCACGTTCGATCCGAATAGGAAAGACGCCACGTTTCCCGCCGGTCGAGACGGTCTCGGGCTCATGCTCGTCGGAATCGCGGCGATGGGTTTCGTCATCACTACCGGATACACGGTCTATCGGTTGCACGGTGGGTCCGCCGAGACGGAGCAGTCGGTGACGATCGAGGCCGAGGAATCATCGGGCGATTCGACGCGACCGGCGACCGATCCCGCCGAGCAATCCGACGGCTCCTCGTCGGAGAAACCGGTCATGACGGACGAAGAACGTATCGTGGCGCTTCTCGAGGAGAACGGTGGCCGAATGCGCCAGGCGGCGATCGACGAGGAATTCGACTGGTCGCCGTCGAAAACGTCCCGGGTTATCGGACGGCTGGTCGACGAGGGATCGATCGAGAAACGCAGGCTCGGTCGAGAAAACCTGATCGACCTCGTGGACGACGAATAA
- a CDS encoding DUF7096 domain-containing protein, whose amino-acid sequence MKRTTIGFVLIAMLTIGMTIPGAATSVTSDHSAAASSGAAEIEGQENAIQTDSDSSVDVTVGQQLSTVIGVSSDEVQTDFENTAFEVSVEEASEEEQAEAVAERAEELREEAEDIREEYEDATEEYEEGDISKSEYAQRLATLNARATNIADSYEQLQRRAANVSASELRSSGVDPATLDDPIDNVSSVSGTGAAALLDRFTGEAEGEIELETADGLSIEVTGEDGERSRELERTRDDDRTISVSQSTALQTARKAIATPETGDWQHVESSVKDHEGAYEFEFALRNAPDQTGEAEVRVDGSSGKVYKLEEEIEARDGDDEDEDEREDDDEREDEDEREDDDEREDEDEETETETENEETETETENEETEAETETETEDEETEAETETETEDEETETETD is encoded by the coding sequence ATGAAACGAACGACGATCGGTTTCGTACTGATCGCGATGCTCACCATCGGGATGACCATCCCAGGGGCAGCGACCTCGGTGACCAGCGATCATTCGGCCGCCGCGAGTTCCGGGGCGGCTGAAATAGAGGGACAGGAGAACGCAATACAAACTGACTCGGACTCGAGCGTGGACGTCACGGTCGGGCAGCAGCTCTCGACGGTCATCGGAGTGTCGAGCGACGAGGTACAGACGGACTTCGAGAACACGGCGTTCGAAGTATCCGTCGAGGAAGCGAGCGAGGAGGAGCAAGCCGAAGCCGTCGCTGAGCGCGCAGAAGAGCTTCGTGAGGAGGCCGAAGACATCCGCGAAGAGTACGAGGATGCCACCGAAGAATACGAGGAGGGTGATATCAGTAAGTCAGAGTACGCTCAACGGCTCGCAACCCTAAACGCGCGTGCGACTAACATAGCCGACAGTTACGAGCAACTCCAACGACGAGCGGCGAACGTCTCCGCGTCTGAACTCCGATCGTCCGGCGTCGACCCAGCGACGCTCGACGATCCGATCGACAACGTGAGTAGCGTCAGCGGAACGGGTGCGGCGGCGCTTCTCGATCGATTCACCGGTGAGGCGGAAGGCGAAATCGAACTCGAGACTGCCGACGGGCTCAGCATCGAGGTGACGGGTGAAGACGGCGAACGGTCGCGCGAACTCGAACGAACGCGCGACGACGACCGAACCATCTCTGTGAGCCAGTCGACTGCCCTTCAGACGGCTCGAAAAGCGATCGCGACGCCCGAGACGGGAGATTGGCAACACGTCGAATCGAGCGTGAAAGATCATGAAGGCGCCTACGAATTCGAGTTCGCTCTCCGGAACGCGCCGGACCAAACGGGCGAAGCGGAAGTTCGTGTCGACGGTTCGTCGGGCAAGGTGTACAAGCTCGAAGAAGAGATCGAGGCTCGAGACGGTGACGACGAAGATGAAGACGAGCGAGAGGACGATGATGAACGGGAAGACGAAGACGAGCGAGAGGACGATGATGAACGGGAAGACGAAGACGAGGAGACCGAAACGGAAACCGAAAACGAGGAGACCGAAACGGAAACCGAAAACGAGGAGACCGAAGCCGAGACCGAAACGGAAACCGAAGACGAGGAGACCGAAGCCGAGACCGAAACGGAAACCGAAGACGAGGAGACTGAAACGGAAACCGATTAG
- a CDS encoding FIST N-terminal domain-containing protein, whose translation MGSFLRTNGGDTNWTLRFGAVLFGAASIMAVAGSVGGMPGLVLGAVLVGGTGTALGHRVDSAHEDVVSNVEAALDESDSAAFDGGFRELDGAFDKRVSENRDLRQRVDELEATLERTTRRNERIESQSERLQEAMQLCAAGQLAHRIDFDEESPLDVADDFNEMMDELEATVRHLKDFITLVVSSSNEVMSGTEEVSEASDQISETIQKIAAGANVQSERLQSVNGEMETLSSSIEEIASLSDEVATLSERTAEVGRQGQEAAKTAIDGLNDMEDGSTEAVEAIETLQSEMEAIDELVEFISDVARETNMLALNANIEATRNSSGDQSGEGFAAVANEVKELAAKSREAAENIEKRIEDVHEKTEVATNTVRETESRVAAHTDSVENALDALDEIAEYAEETNHGVQEMHTAADEQAKSTQQVVALVDETATISDQTSDLAEDVSASAQEQTASLTDVATNTEQLAQNANWLLDTLEMYKARQDVPGMDQQSPTAQVDSPPAATAGAASDTGSPLPGATTPGGAEMSSGSTAEGLASPDDTADEVPSPASETAPETSPDWVTKSNSWPTDESEEFTFGEAADTGGLPTQFQTGMAIDDDSYEAGRRATAQAFDAMDTERVDFCQVFCSPAYEYEAVLEGIRDVIGPDAKLIGASSSGEFTEESVAEGTVTVSLVASDTIEFFTGLGTDLSDGVVGAVNEAIETLPTSVEGYPHLSAINLHDGLAGISDQIAVVTQRNLGHEASFVGGSAGDDLAMEATHVFHDDTIATDSVVIALMASKEPVTIAVGHGHSPISEPVTVTKSEGGTVRELDGRPAFEVWREAVESYLAETDRTIDFDAIEDDSMELLGLLTEFEFGLEEGQGAISDGYKIRWPGLRQKKEGPLDFPVGVPEGTVLRVMHSPPEEQIVSARETANTAIRNAPGEVSGGFVYDCACRSIILGENFDEAVDAMNEELGVPFSGFETYGELCMERGLMSGYHNTTSVVMLLPK comes from the coding sequence ATGGGCAGCTTCTTGCGAACGAACGGGGGAGACACTAACTGGACACTTCGATTCGGTGCGGTTCTCTTCGGAGCAGCGAGCATAATGGCGGTTGCCGGCTCCGTCGGTGGGATGCCTGGACTCGTTCTCGGAGCGGTCCTCGTCGGGGGGACGGGGACCGCCCTCGGCCACCGCGTCGACAGCGCACACGAGGACGTGGTTTCGAACGTCGAAGCCGCGCTCGATGAGTCCGATTCTGCGGCCTTCGATGGCGGGTTTCGGGAACTGGACGGTGCCTTCGATAAACGCGTCTCCGAGAACCGAGACCTCCGACAACGGGTCGACGAGTTAGAGGCGACTCTCGAACGCACAACGCGGCGAAACGAGCGCATCGAGAGCCAGAGCGAACGGTTGCAGGAGGCAATGCAACTGTGTGCCGCCGGCCAACTCGCGCATCGAATCGATTTCGACGAGGAATCGCCACTGGACGTTGCGGACGACTTCAACGAGATGATGGACGAACTCGAGGCGACGGTGCGACACCTGAAAGACTTCATCACTCTCGTCGTTTCCTCGAGTAACGAAGTGATGTCGGGAACCGAGGAAGTCAGCGAAGCCAGCGACCAGATCAGCGAGACGATCCAGAAGATCGCAGCGGGTGCGAACGTCCAGTCCGAGCGACTGCAGTCGGTCAACGGCGAGATGGAAACGCTCTCCTCGAGTATCGAGGAGATCGCCAGTCTGTCGGACGAAGTCGCGACGCTCTCCGAGCGGACGGCGGAAGTCGGTCGGCAGGGCCAGGAAGCAGCGAAGACGGCGATCGATGGCCTGAACGACATGGAGGACGGCTCGACGGAAGCAGTCGAAGCGATCGAGACGCTCCAGTCGGAGATGGAAGCGATCGACGAACTGGTCGAGTTTATCAGCGATGTCGCTCGCGAGACGAACATGCTGGCGCTGAACGCCAACATCGAGGCGACTCGCAACAGTAGTGGCGATCAATCCGGCGAGGGCTTTGCTGCAGTCGCAAACGAAGTCAAGGAACTCGCGGCCAAGAGCAGAGAGGCCGCCGAAAACATCGAGAAGCGCATCGAGGACGTTCACGAAAAGACCGAGGTCGCGACGAACACCGTCCGAGAGACCGAGAGCCGAGTCGCTGCACACACCGATTCGGTCGAAAACGCCCTCGACGCGCTCGACGAAATCGCGGAGTACGCCGAGGAGACCAACCACGGCGTCCAGGAAATGCATACGGCGGCCGACGAACAGGCCAAGTCGACACAGCAGGTGGTCGCCCTCGTCGACGAAACGGCGACGATCAGCGACCAGACCTCCGATCTGGCCGAAGACGTCTCCGCCTCCGCCCAAGAACAGACGGCCTCGCTTACCGACGTCGCGACGAACACCGAGCAACTCGCGCAGAACGCAAACTGGCTGCTCGACACGCTCGAGATGTACAAAGCGCGACAGGACGTGCCGGGGATGGATCAACAGTCGCCGACAGCTCAGGTCGATTCCCCGCCAGCGGCGACGGCGGGGGCGGCCAGTGATACCGGCTCGCCCCTCCCGGGTGCGACGACGCCCGGCGGAGCGGAAATGTCGTCCGGATCGACAGCTGAAGGACTCGCTTCTCCGGACGATACCGCCGACGAAGTCCCGTCGCCGGCGAGCGAAACCGCTCCCGAGACGTCGCCAGACTGGGTGACGAAATCGAACTCCTGGCCGACGGATGAATCCGAAGAGTTCACGTTCGGAGAGGCGGCGGACACCGGTGGGCTCCCGACGCAGTTCCAGACGGGAATGGCGATCGATGACGATAGTTACGAGGCTGGCCGTCGGGCAACGGCGCAGGCGTTCGACGCGATGGATACCGAGCGGGTAGACTTCTGTCAGGTCTTCTGTTCGCCGGCGTACGAGTACGAGGCGGTTCTCGAGGGAATCCGAGACGTCATCGGACCCGACGCGAAGTTGATCGGTGCCTCGTCGTCGGGCGAGTTCACCGAAGAGTCGGTCGCCGAAGGGACCGTCACGGTGTCGCTGGTGGCCAGTGACACGATCGAATTCTTCACGGGACTCGGGACGGACCTCTCCGACGGGGTGGTCGGCGCGGTGAACGAAGCCATCGAGACGCTTCCCACGTCGGTCGAGGGATATCCGCATCTTTCGGCGATCAACCTCCACGACGGATTGGCCGGAATCAGCGACCAGATCGCGGTCGTCACACAGCGGAATCTCGGTCACGAGGCCAGTTTCGTCGGCGGCTCCGCAGGTGACGACCTCGCGATGGAAGCGACCCACGTCTTCCACGACGACACCATCGCGACCGATTCGGTCGTCATCGCCCTCATGGCCTCGAAAGAGCCCGTGACGATCGCGGTCGGACACGGTCACTCGCCCATCTCCGAACCGGTGACGGTGACGAAGTCCGAGGGTGGGACAGTCCGGGAACTGGACGGCCGGCCCGCCTTCGAGGTGTGGCGCGAGGCGGTCGAATCGTATCTCGCCGAGACGGATCGAACCATCGACTTCGACGCTATCGAAGACGACAGCATGGAACTGCTCGGGTTGTTGACGGAGTTCGAGTTCGGCCTCGAAGAAGGGCAAGGTGCGATCAGCGACGGATACAAGATCCGCTGGCCCGGCTTACGACAGAAAAAAGAGGGCCCGCTCGACTTCCCCGTCGGCGTCCCCGAGGGGACGGTGCTGCGCGTGATGCACAGTCCTCCGGAGGAACAGATCGTCTCCGCTCGCGAGACGGCTAACACGGCGATTCGAAACGCGCCCGGTGAGGTTTCCGGCGGCTTCGTCTACGATTGTGCGTGTCGGTCGATCATCCTCGGAGAGAACTTCGACGAGGCGGTCGACGCGATGAACGAGGAACTGGGCGTCCCCTTCAGCGGGTTCGAAACGTACGGCGAACTCTGCATGGAGCGCGGCCTGATGAGCGGGTATCACAACACGACCTCTGTCGTGATGTTGCTTCCGAAGTAG